A genomic region of Cannabis sativa cultivar Pink pepper isolate KNU-18-1 chromosome 1, ASM2916894v1, whole genome shotgun sequence contains the following coding sequences:
- the LOC115706811 gene encoding trifunctional UDP-glucose 4,6-dehydratase/UDP-4-keto-6-deoxy-D-glucose 3,5-epimerase/UDP-4-keto-L-rhamnose-reductase RHM1 produces MATYTPKNILITGAAGFIASHVANRLIRSYPDYKIVVLDKLDYCSNLKNLLPSKSSPNFKFVKGDIGSADLVNFLLITEKIDTIMHFAAQTHVDNSFGNSFEFTKNNIYGTHVLLEACKVTGQIRRFIHVSTDEVYGETDEDAVVGNHEASQLLPTNPYSATKAGAEMLVMAYGRSYGLPVITTRGNNVYGPNQFPEKLIPKFILLAMRGKPLPIHGDGSNVRSYLYCEDVAEAFEVILHKGEVGHVYNIGTKKERRVIDVAKDICRLFSVDSDACIEFVENRPFNDQRYFLDDQKLTNLGWSERTTWDEGLKKTIEWYTKNPEWWGDVSGALLPHPRMLMMPGGLERHFDGSEEDKSESYVSSNTRMLVPPTKSTNSPRKPPLKFLIYGRTGWIGGLLGKLCEKQGIPFEYGKGRLEDRASLLADLQNVKPTHVFNAAGVTGRPNVDWCESHKPEVIRANVAGTLTIADVCREQGLLLMNYATGCIFEYDAAHPEGSGIGFKEEDKPNFIGSFYSKTKAMVEELLREYDNVCTLRVRMPISSDLNNPRNFITKITRYNKVVNIPNSMTILDELLPISIEMAKRNLRGIWNFTNPGVVSHNEILEMYQKYIDPDFKWQNFTLEEQAKVIVAPRSNNELDASKLSNEFPEMLPIKEALIKFVFEPNKKTSAE; encoded by the exons ATGGCTACATATACGCCAAAGAACATCCTCATTACTGGGGCTGCAGGATTCATTGCGTCCCATGTTGCCAATCGGCTGATTCGCAGTTACCCTGACTACAAGATTGTTGTCCTTGACAAGCTTGATTACTGctcaaatttgaaaaatctcCTCCCCTCAAAATCATCACCAAATTTCAAGTTTGTTAAGGGGGACATTGGCAGCGCTGATCTTGTCAACTTTCTTTTAATCACAGAGAAAATTGACACAATAATGCATTTTGCCGCTCAGACTCATGTTGACAATTCCTTTGGTAATAGTTTTGAGTTCACCAAGAACAACATCTATGGCACTCATGTTCTTCTCGAAGCATGCAAAGTCACTGGCCAGATCAGGAGGTTCATCCATGTAAGCACTGATGAGGTCTACGGGGAGACTGACGAGGATGCTGTTGTTGGAAATCATGAAGCTTCTCAGCTCCTACCAACAAATCCTTACTCTGCAACAAAAGCTGGAGCTGAAATGCTTGTTATGGCATATGGCAGGTCTTACGGATTACCTGTGATAACCACCCGTGGGAACAATGTGTATGGTCCTAACCAATTTCCTGAGAAGTTGATTCCAAAGTTCATCCTTCTAGCTATGAGGGGAAAGCCTCTTCCAATTCATGGTGATGGCTCTAATGTGAGGAGCTACTTATACTGCGAGGATGTTGCTGAGGCTTTTGAAGTCATTCTTCACAAAGGAGAGGTTGGACATGTTTATAATATTGGAACTAAGAAGGAAAGGAGGGTAATTGATGTGGCTAAGGATATCTGCAGACTTTTCTCAGTTGATTCTGATGCGTGCATTGAGTTTGTGGAGAACAGACCTTTTAACGACCAGAGGTACTTTCTGGATGATCAGAAGCTTACAAACTTGGGATGGTCAGAAAGAACTACCTGGGATGAGGGATTAAAGAAGACTATTGAATGGTACACCAAGAATCCTGAATGGTGGGGTGATGTTTCAGGGGCCCTGCTTCCACATCCAAGAATGCTAATGATGCCTGGTGGACTCGAGAGACATTTTGATGGGTCTGAAGAGGACAAATCTGAATCTTATGTCTCAAGTAATACTCGGATGTTGGTTCCACCGACCAAAAGCACCAACTCTCCTCGCAAACCCCCACTGAAATTTTTGATCTATGGTCGGACTGGTTGGATAGGTGGTCTACTTGGAAAGCTATGTGAGAAACAAGGGATTCCATTTGAATATGGAAAAGGGCGACTTGAAGATCGGGCATCACTCTTGGCAGATCTTCAGAATGTTAAACCAACCCATGTATTCAATGCCGCAGGTGTGACTGGTAGACCCAATGTTGATTGGTGTGAATCCCATAAACCAGAAGTGATTCGTGCCAATGTTGCTGGAACCTTGACCATAGCCGATGTTTGTAGAGAACAAGGGCTCTTACTGATGAATTATGCCACTGGGTGTATTTTTGAGTATGATGCTGCACATCCAGAAGGTTCTGGAATTGGATTCAAGGAGGAGGACAAACCGAATTTCATTGGTTCATTTTATTCAAAAACAAAGGCCATG GTTGAAGAGCTTTTGAGAGAATACGACAATGTCTGCACCCTGAGAGTTAGAATGCCTATATCATCAGATCTGAATAATCCCCGGAACTTCATTACTAAGATTACTCGTTACAACAAGGTGGTTAACATTCCAAACAGTATGACTATCTTGGATGAACTTCTACCCATTTCCATTGAGATGGCGAAGCGGAACCTAAGGGGCATTTGGAACTTCACAAATCCTGGAGTTGTAAGCCACAATGAGATTCTTGAGATGTACCAAAAATACATTGACCCTGATTTCAAGTGGCAAAACTTCACTCTAGAAGAGCAAGCCAAGGTGATTGTGGCCCCTCGAAGCAACAACGAGTTGGATGCATCAAAGTTGAGCAACGAGTTCCCTGAAATGCTGCCAATCAAGGAAGCACTGATTAAGTTTGTTTTTGAACCAAACAAGAAAACCTCTGCAGAGTGA
- the LOC115706813 gene encoding alpha,alpha-trehalose-phosphate synthase [UDP-forming] 1, which yields MPGNKYEINSTYSSGRHERLLRERQLKNSRSSQSNDVTTENNIKGAQYIENDVCITEDDHSKVATLGQYPEGDTTATANNYERCGKPDRKPARQRLLVVANRLPVSAVRKGEDVWHLEISAGGLVSALLGVKEFEARWIGWAGVNVPDTVGQNALTKSLAEKRCIPVFLDEEIVHQYYNGYCNNILWPLFHYLGLPQEDRLATTRSFQSQFAAYKKANQMFADVVNQHYEEGDVVWCHDYHLMFLPECLKKYNNSMKVGWFLHTPFPSSEIHRTLPSRSELLRSVLAADLVGFHTYDYARHFVSACTRILGLEGTPEGVEDQGRLTRVAACPIGIDSDRFIRALELPQVQEHIRELKERFSGRKVMLGVDRLDMIKGIPQKILAFEKFLEENPTWRDKVVLLQIAVPTRTDVPEYQKLTSQVHEIVGRINGRFGTLTAVPIHHLDRSLDFHALCALYAVTDVALVTSLRDGMNLVSYEFVACQDAKKGVLILSEFAGAAQSLGAGAILVNPWNITEVANAIGQALDMEPEAREKRHNHNFLHVTTHTAQEWAETFVSELNDTVVEAEIRTREAKPSFPNNDAIDGYLHSNNRLIILGFNATLTEPVDTPGRRGDQIKEMDVKLHPELKAPLRALCNDPKTTVVVLSGSDRTVLDENFKEFDMWLAAENGMFLRHTKGDWMTTMPEHLTMEWVESVKHVFEYFTERTPRSHFYQRETSLVWNYKYADGEFGRLQARDMLQHLWTGPISNASVDVVQGSRSVEVRAVGVTKGAAIDRILGEIVHSKCMTTPIDYVLCTGHFLGKDEDVYTFFEPVLPLDCLGLTRSKGSEGHKQSCERRSSTKATGTKNGTKSPQIKTQKLSSNGPNQEKKNANNNHKPPQDKGSWNVLDLKVENYFSCAVGRKGTNARYQLASSDDVVSFLKQMADSMM from the exons ATGCCAGGGAACAAGTACGAGATTAATTCAACCTACTCATCTGGTCGACATGAACGCCTATTGAGAGAAAGGCAATTGAAAAACAGCAGGAGTTCTCAATCAAACGATGTAACTACTGAGAATAACATTAAGGGGGCTCAGTATATTGAAAATGATGTCTGTATAACAGAAGATGATCATTCGAAAGTTGCCACTCTTGGACAGTACCCTGAAGGGGATACTACTGCAACGGCTAATAATTATGAACGGTGTGGAAAGCCAGACAGAAAGCCAGCTAGACAGCGGTTATTGGTGGTTGCAAACAGGTTACCGGTCTCTGCTGTGAGGAAAGGTGAAGATGTATGGCATTTAGAGATTAGTGCTGGGGGTTTAGTCAGTGCTCTTCTGG GTGTGAAGGAGTTTGAGGCAAGGTGGATCGGTTGGGCTGGTGTAAATGTGCCAGATACAGTTGGACAGAATGCTCTTACTAAGTCTCTAGCGGAAAAG AGATGTATTCCAGTATTTCTTGATGAAGAGATTGTTCATCAATATTATAATGGCTACtgtaataacattttatggccACTTTTTCATTACCTTGGACTTCCACAAGAAGATCGGCTTGCTACCACCAGGAgtttccagtctcagtttgctGCATATAAGAAGGCAAATCAAATGTTTGCTGATGTGGTAAACCAGCATTATGAAGAGGGTGATGTTGTTTGGTGCCATGATTACCATCTCATGTTTCTACCTGAATGCTTGAAAAAGTACAACAATTCAATGAAAGTGGGTTGGTTTCTACATACCCCTTTTCCTTCATCTGAAATTCACAGGACCTTGCCATCTCGATCAGAGCTGTTGCGCTCAGTTCTTGCTGCAGATTTAGTTGG TTTTCATACATATGACTATGCACGTCATTTCGTAAGTGCTTGTACTCGTATTCTTGGATTGGAGGGTACTCCTGAGGGAGTTGAGGATCAAGGGAGGCTTACCCGAGTAGCTGCA TGTCCCATTGGTATAGATTCAGATCGCTTTATACGTGCACTTGAGCTTCCTCAAGTCCAAGAACACATAAGGGAACTTAAAGAAAGATTTTCTGGGCGGAAG GTAATGTTAGGTGTTGATCGCCTTGATATGATTAAAGGAATTCCTCAGAAGATATTGGCCTTCGAAAAGTTCCTAGAGGAAAACCCTACTTGGCGTGACAAAGTAGTTTTGTTGCAAATTGCTGTGCCAACAAGAACAGATGTTCCAGAGT ATCAAAAACTCACAAGCCAGGTCCATGAAATTGTTGGACGAATTAACGGCAGATTTGGAACATTGACAGCTGTTCCAATACACCACTTG GATCGATCTCTTGATTTCCATGCTTTATGTGCTCTATACGCTGTCACAG atGTAGCACTAGTCACATCTTTAAGGGATGGTATGAATCTTGTCAGTTATGAGTTTGTAGCTTGCCAAGATGCAAAGAAAGGAGTTCTGATTCTTAGTGAG TTTGCTGGTGCTGCACAGTCTCTAGGTGCAGGAGCCATTCTAGTAAACCCATGGAACATCACTGAGGTTGCTAATGCAATTGGCCAAGCTTTGGATATGGAGCCTGAGGCCAGAGAGAAGCGACACAATCATAACTTTTTGCATGTGACTACACACACTGCACAAGAATGGGCTGAGACTTTTGTGAG TGAACTAAATGATACTGTGGTTGAAGCGGAAATACGGACTCGAGAAGCTAAACCCTCTTTTCCTAACAATGATGCAATTGATGGCTATTTGCACTCTAATAATCGATTGATCATACTG GGATTCAATGCAACACTAACCGAACCTGTGGACACACCGGGACGAAGGGGTGATCAAATTAAAGAAATGGACGTTAAATTGCATCCAGAGTTGAAGGCACCATTAAGGGCACTTTGCAATGATCCTAAAACAACAGTTGTTGTCCTTAGCGGGAGTGACAGAACTGTCTTAGATGAG AACTTCAAGGAGTTCGACATGTGGTTGGCAGCTGAGAACGGAATGTTTTTACGACATACAAAGGGCGATTGGATGACAACAATGCCTGAGCACTTGACTATGGAGTGGGTCGAGAGTGTGAAG CATGTCTTTGAGTATTTCACAGAGAGAACACCCAGGTCCCACTTTTACCAACGTGAAACTTCCCTTGTATGGAACTACAAATATGCAG ATGGTGAATTCGGACGATTGCAAGCAAGAGATATGCTGCAGCATCTATGGACGGGTCCTATTTCTAATGCATCTGTTGACGTTGTTCAAGGCAGCCGTTCTGTTGAGGTGCGAGCGGTTGGTGTCACAAAG ggTGCAGCAATTGACCGTATATTGGGAGAGATAGTCCATAGTAAATGCATGACAACACCCATAGATTATGTCCTATGTACCGGCCACTTTCTTGGAAAG GATGAAGATGTGTACACCTTTTTTGAGCCAGTGCTTCCATTAGATTGTCTTGGTCTTACAAGAAGCAAAGGAAGTGAGGGTCATAAGCAATCTTGTGAGAGGAGATCTTCTACCAAGGCTACAGGAACTAAGAATGGGACAAAATCACCACAAATCAAGACCCAAAAACTTTCATCAAATGGTCCAAATCAAGAGAAGAAAAATGCCAACAATAATCACAAACCACCACAAGACAAGGGTTCGTGGAATGTACTTGATCTCAAGGTGGAGAATTACTTCTCTTGTGCTGTTGGGAGGAAAGGAACAAATGCTAGGTATCAACTTGCCTCCTCAGACGATGTGGTCTCGTTTCTTAAGCAAATGGCTGATTCAATGATGTGA